The proteins below are encoded in one region of Tessaracoccus aquimaris:
- a CDS encoding cation diffusion facilitator family transporter, with protein MTVVIAFVANILVAIAKSIAAFLTGSAAMVAEAAHSWADAGNEIFLLIADRAGARKKDAKHPFGYGRSSFVWSLIAAFGIFTAGSIVSITHGITELRNPAPVESPGIAYLVLGIAFVLEGASFTQALLKSRKLARRRGRSTWDYVLGTSDTTLRAVFFEDAAALVGLLLAGGAIALHQVTGYAYWDAIGSIAVGVLLGIVAVVLIQRNLAFLVGTSISTELRDAAGRALLSSPGVSRVTYLHIEYVGPNRLFLVAEVDLTGDQAEHDVARRLRDIERQIEDHELIEAVVLSLSVDDEPSLTFDGPVGKASTLMTGLAEADPDRDPEPRD; from the coding sequence ATGACCGTCGTGATCGCCTTCGTGGCGAACATCCTGGTGGCGATCGCCAAGTCGATCGCCGCGTTCCTCACGGGCTCGGCGGCGATGGTCGCCGAGGCCGCCCACTCGTGGGCCGACGCTGGCAACGAGATCTTCCTGCTGATCGCCGACCGGGCGGGGGCACGGAAGAAGGACGCCAAGCATCCGTTCGGGTACGGCCGCAGTTCCTTCGTGTGGAGCCTGATCGCTGCGTTCGGCATCTTCACCGCCGGGTCGATCGTGTCGATCACCCACGGCATCACGGAACTGCGCAACCCCGCCCCCGTGGAAAGCCCCGGCATCGCCTACCTGGTGCTCGGCATCGCCTTCGTGCTGGAGGGGGCGTCGTTCACGCAGGCCCTGCTCAAGTCACGCAAGCTCGCGAGGCGACGCGGGCGCAGCACCTGGGACTACGTCCTCGGCACCTCCGACACCACGCTGCGCGCCGTCTTCTTCGAGGACGCCGCTGCCCTGGTCGGCCTGCTCCTCGCGGGCGGCGCGATCGCTCTGCATCAGGTGACCGGATACGCCTACTGGGACGCCATCGGCTCGATCGCCGTCGGCGTGCTGCTCGGCATCGTCGCCGTGGTCCTGATCCAGCGCAACCTTGCGTTCCTCGTCGGCACCTCCATCTCCACCGAACTGCGCGACGCCGCGGGTCGCGCGCTGCTGTCGTCGCCCGGCGTCTCGCGGGTGACGTACCTGCACATCGAGTACGTCGGTCCGAACCGCCTGTTCCTGGTCGCTGAGGTCGACCTGACGGGCGATCAGGCCGAGCACGACGTCGCCCGTCGACTGCGCGACATCGAGCGCCAGATCGAGGACCACGAACTGATCGAGGCGGTGGTGCTGTCGCTCTCGGTCGACGACGAACCGTCGCTCACCTTCGACGGTCCGGTCGGCAAGGCCTCGACGCTCATGACCGGCCTGGCCGAAGCGGACCCCGACCGGGACCCCGAGCCGCGGGATTGA